The nucleotide window TCCGGGCTCCACAGCCGGGGGTCGGTCATCACCGCGTGGGCGGACATGTCGGCGACGGCCACACCGTGGCGTCCGGCCGCTTCCCTGATGCGGGAGTTGAGGGCGAGGACCCGGCGGCCGAGCGGCCGGGCCAGCGGGGTGATCCGGCCGATGTCCGGAAAGGTGACCGTCGCGACGCGGGCGCCCTGCCCGGTCAGCGCGGCGAACATCGCCTCCAGGTGTCCCGCCACCTCGTCCGCGTCGAAGCGGGGCCGCAGCAGGTCGTTCATGCCGGCGACCACGGTGGCCAGGTCGGGACGGAGCGCGAGGGCCGGCGGGAGCTGTTCCGCGCGCACCTGCCCGGCGAGGCGCCCGCGGACGGCGAGGTTGGCGTACAGCACGTCCGGGTTCTGCCCGGCGAGCTCCTCCGCCAGCCGGTCGGCGCACCCGCGCAGCCCCAGTACGTCGTCCCCGTCGCCGAGCCCTTCGGTCTGGCTGTCCCCCAGGGCGACGTACCGCAGACATCCGCTCTCGGACACGGGGTGCCCACCTTTCACCGTCGTCCTTCGATGGACACCGAGTAGCCTATTCGCATTGTTGAGTATGACAAGAGGCTGCAGGGTGCCGGAAGGCCGGGGGTGTGGAAGACATCGGAGGCTTCGGAGGTGTCACGGCCTCCAGAGGCGGGCCGGGCAGGGGCGGCGGCCCGGGCTGCGCGAGCCTCGCCCTCGGCGGCCGAGACACGTGCGCCCCGGGTGGCCGATGTCCGCCCGGGGCGCACGAGGCGCGTCCCCCGTCCCGCCTGCCGGGCGCTCAGCCCAGCGACGTCATGACGTGCTTGATCCGCGTGTAGTCGTCGAACCCGTAGCCCGACAGGTCCTTGCCGTACCCGGACCGCTTGAAGCCGCCGTGCGGCATCTCCGCGACCAGCGGGATGTGCGTGTTGATCCACACGCAGCCGAAGTCGAGGACCTTGGACATGCGCATCGCGCGCGCGTGGTCCTTCGTCCAGACGGAGGAGGCCAGGGCGTACTCGACGCCGTTGGCCCACTCGACGGCCTGCGCCTCGTCCGTGAAGGACTGGACGGTGATGACCGGGCCGAAGACCTCGTTCTGGATGATCTCGTCGTCCTGCTTCAGGCCGGAGACGACGGTCGGGGCGTAGAAGTAGCCCTTCTCGCCGACCCGGTGGCCGCCCGCCTCGACCTTCGCGTGGGCGGGCAGGCGCTCGACGAAGCCGCTGACCTGCTTGAGCTGGTTCGGGTTGTTGAGCGGGCCGTAGAGGACGTCCTCGTCGTCCGGCTGCCCGGTCTTCGTGTCGGCGGCGGCCTTGGCGAGCGCGGTCACGAACTCGTCGTGGATCGACTCCTGGACGAGGACGCGCGTGGCGGCCGTACAGTCCTGGCCGGCGTTGAAGAAGCCGGCCACCGAGATGTCCTCGACGGCCTTGGCGATGTCGGTGTCCTCGAAGACCACGACGGGCGCCTTGCCGCCCAGTTCCAGGTGGACCCGCTTGACGTCCTTGGCGGCGGACTCTGCCACCGAGATGCCGGCCCGTACGGAACCGGTGATGGACGCCATGGCCGGGATCTTGTGCTCGACCATCAGGCGGCCGGTGTCACGGTCGCCGCAGAGGACGTTGAAGACGCCCTCGGGGACGATCGAGCCGATGATCTCGGCGATCAGGACCGTGGAGGCGGGGGTGGTGTCGGACGGCTTGAGCACGACCGTGTTGCCCGCGGCGAGCGCCGGGGCGAACTTCCACACGGCCATCATCATCGGGTAGTTCCAGGGCGCGACCTGTGCGCAGACGCCGACCGGCTCGCGCCGCACGATCGAGGTCAGGCCCTCCATGTACTCGCCGGCCGACCGGCCCTCCAGCATGCGCGCCGCGCCCGCGAAGAAGCGGATCTGGTCGACCATCGGCGGGATCTCCTCGGACCGCGTCAGCCCGATCGGCTTGCCCGTGTTCTCGACCTCGGCCGCGATGAGTTCCTCGGCGCGCTCCTCGAAGGCGTCCGCGATCCTGAGGAGGGCCTTCTGCCGCTCGGCGGGCGTCCGGTCGCGCCAGGCGGGGAAGGCCGCGGCGGCGGCTTCCATCGCGGCGTCGACGTCGGCCCGGCCGGACAGCGGCGCGGTGGCGTACGCCTCGCCCGTCGCGGGGTTGACCACCTCCGTGGTCCGTCCATCGGCGGCATCGCGGAACTCTCCGGCGATGTAATTGCGCAGACGACGCAGCTCGGTGCTCACTGCCCGGCCCTCCTGTCGGATGTCCTACGGATGTCCTGTGAATGCCCTGCCGCGGTTTCACGGCCGTTCCACGTCCCAGCTGTCCACTGACTGAGACGCCTGGGCTCCCACCCTAATCCTCACCCCGACGTTTTCAATACCCCCACCGACCCCAGAACTGCGAAATCCGCAGGCTGAGAACTCGTAGACAACGAATTTCATCGATCAGACCTTGCGGAACCGACGAACCCTCGTGCACAGTGAGCCCGTGGCCAGTCGAAGCGCAGACCCCAAGGACTCCCGCGAGTCCAGGAACGGCACCCCCCAGCTGGATGCCGTCTCCCTCGGCATCATCGAGCAGCTCCAGGAGGACGGCCGGCGCCCGTACGCCGCGATCGGCAAGGCCGTCGGCCTCTCCGAGGCGGCCGTGCGCCAGCGCGTCCAGAAGCTGCTCGACCAGGGCGTGATGCAGATCGTCGCCGTCACGGACCCGCTCACCGTGGGCTTCCGCAGGCAGGCGATGGTGGGCATCAACGTCGAGGGCGACCTCGAACCGGTGGCCGACGCGCTGACGGCCATGCCGGACGTCGAGTACGTGGTGATGACCGCGGGCTCCTTCGACATCCTCGCCGAGATCGTCTGCGAGGACGACGACCACCTGCTGGACGTCATCAACAAACGCATCCGTGCCCTGCCCGGCGTGCGCTCCACCGAGAGCTTCGTCTACCTGAAGCTCAAGAAGCAGACCTACATGTGGGGAACCCGATAGCCGTGACTGCCAAGGACCTCAGCCGTACCGCGTACGACCACCTGTGGATGCACTTCACCCGCATGTCCTCGTACCAGGACGCGCCCGTCCCCACGATCGTGCGGGGCGAGGGCACCTACATCTACGACGACAAGGGCAAGCGCTACCTCGACGGTCTGGCCGGCCTGTTCGTGGTCCAGGCCGGCCACGGCCGCGCCGAGCTGGCCGAGACCGCCGCCAGGCAGGCCAAGGAGCTGGCCTTCTTCCCGATCTGGTCGTACGCCCACCCCAAGGCCGTCGAGCTGGCCGAGCGCCTCGCGCACCATGCTCCGGGCGACCTGAACAAGGTCTTCTTCACCACCGGCGGCGGCGAGGCCGTCGAGACCGCCTGGAAGCTCGCCAAGCAGTACTTCAAGCTGCAGGGCAAGCCGACCAAGTACAAGGTCATCTCGCGCGCGGTCGCCTACCACGGCACCCCGCAGGGCGCCCTGTCCATCACCGGCCTGCCCGCGCTGAAGGCGCCGTTCGAGCCGCTGGTCCCCGGCGCCCACAAGGTCGCGAACACCAACATCTACCGCGCGCCCGCCTTCCTCGACCAGGGCTCCGGCGTCTCCCCCGAGGCCTTCGGCCGCTGGGCCGCCGACCAGATCGAGGAGCAGATCCTCATGGAGGGTCCGGAGACGGTCGCCGCCGTCTTCCTGGAGCCGGTGCAGAACGCGGGCGGCTGCTTCCCGCCCCCGCCCGGCTACTTCCAGCGGGTGCGCGAGATCTGCGACCAGTACGACGTGCTGCTCGTGTCGGACGAGGTCATCTGCGCCTTCGGCCGGCTCGGCACGATGTTCGCCTGCGACAAGTTCGACTACGTACCCGACATGATCACCTGCGCCAAGGGCATGACCTCGGGCTACTCCCCGATCGGCGCCTGCATCATCTCGGACCGGCTCGCCGAGCCGTTCTACCAGGGCGACAACACCTTCCTGCACGGCTACACCTTCGGCGGCCACCCGGTGTCGGCGGCCGTGGGCCTCGCCAACCTCGACATCTTCGAGCGCGAGAACCTCAACCAGCACGTGCTGGACAACGAGGGCGCGTTCCTGTCCACCCTCCAGAAGCTGCACGACCTGCCGATCGTCGGCGACGTCCGCGGCAACGGCTTCTTCTACGGCATCGAGCTGGTGAAGGACAAGGCCACCAAGGAGACCTTCACGGAGGAGGAGTCGGAGCGCGTGCTCTACGGCTTCGTCTCCAAGAAGCTCTTCGAGTACGGGCTCTACTGCCGCGCCGACGACCGCGGCGACCCGGTCATCCAGCTGTCGCCGCCGCTGATCTCGGACCGGTCGACGTTCGACGAGATCGAGGGGATCGTGCGCCAGGTGCTGACGGAGGCCTGGGCGAAGCTGTGACCGCGGCGGCCCCGGCCGGCCCGGACCGGCCCCGTTCGGCCGAACGGCCGGACCCGGTTCCGATGAGCTGAAGTTGTGATGTGCACCGGCCCCGGTGGCGCCCGTTCGAGTGAGAATGGGCGCCCCGGGGCCGCGTGCTGTCCGGCCTCCGGGCCCCGACTCCCTAGCGTGCCCAGTGACCGATCGGCCCTGCCTTCGTTCCCCCGGCCGGGGGACCGGGCGGCCTTCCGAGGCCGCGCGGGCAGCGCACGTCAGATCTGAAGAGGTGTACGCGATGGTGGCTCCGCCGGACAACGAGGTGCTCTGGGCGCGCGCCCTGCACGTCAGACACCACGGTTCACCCGCGCTCACCGGCGTCTCGCTCGGGGTGCGCGAGGGGGAGATCCTCGCCGTCGGCGGTCCGCGCGGCAGCGGCAAGACGACCCTGCTCCGGTGCCTGTCGGGACAGCTCCTGGCGCAGGAGGGCGAGGTCGGGTTCGACGGCACGGCCCTGCACACCCTGGGACCGTCCGCCCGCGAGCGGCTGCGCCGCGACCGCTTCGGCTGGATCGACCCCACGCCGGTCCTCGTCCCCGAGCTGAACGCCTGGGAGAACACGGCCCTGCTCCTGATGCTGCGCGGTGTCGACCGCCGGCGCGCCAGGACGACCGCCCTGGAGTGGCTGGACCGCCTCGACATCGGCGACTGCGCCCGCACACGCCCGTACGCCCTGACGCAGGCCGAGCGCCAGCGTGTGGCCATCGCCCGCGCCCTGGCGCCCGCGCCGACCGTGATCTTCGCCGACGAGCCCACCGCGCCGCTGCACCGCGCGGACCGCGCCCAGGTGCTGCGTACGCTCACCACGGCGGCGCGCTCGCACGGGATCACCGTCGTCCTCGCCACGCACGACACGGACACGGCGGCGCTCGCCGACCGTACGGTGTCGCTGCTCGACGGGCGGCGCGTGGACACCGTGCACCTGCCGCCGGTCGCCGGACCCACCGGGCCGACCGCGCCCACCGGGTCCACCGGGTCCACCGGGTCCACCGAGAGGGGAGGCCGGGCCGCGTGCTCGCTCTCCGCCTAGTCCGCGGGGCCCGCCCCGCCGTCCAGTTCCGCAGGCTCCTGGTGGCCGCGGCGTCCGCCGGCACCGGCTTCCTGCTGCTGTGCACCCTGGGATACGCGCTGGGGCATCCGGACGCGTCCGCCGGAGCCGTGCTGC belongs to Streptomyces sp. V3I8 and includes:
- a CDS encoding ABC transporter ATP-binding protein; the encoded protein is MVAPPDNEVLWARALHVRHHGSPALTGVSLGVREGEILAVGGPRGSGKTTLLRCLSGQLLAQEGEVGFDGTALHTLGPSARERLRRDRFGWIDPTPVLVPELNAWENTALLLMLRGVDRRRARTTALEWLDRLDIGDCARTRPYALTQAERQRVAIARALAPAPTVIFADEPTAPLHRADRAQVLRTLTTAARSHGITVVLATHDTDTAALADRTVSLLDGRRVDTVHLPPVAGPTGPTAPTGSTGSTGSTERGGRAACSLSA
- a CDS encoding gamma-aminobutyraldehyde dehydrogenase translates to MSTELRRLRNYIAGEFRDAADGRTTEVVNPATGEAYATAPLSGRADVDAAMEAAAAAFPAWRDRTPAERQKALLRIADAFEERAEELIAAEVENTGKPIGLTRSEEIPPMVDQIRFFAGAARMLEGRSAGEYMEGLTSIVRREPVGVCAQVAPWNYPMMMAVWKFAPALAAGNTVVLKPSDTTPASTVLIAEIIGSIVPEGVFNVLCGDRDTGRLMVEHKIPAMASITGSVRAGISVAESAAKDVKRVHLELGGKAPVVVFEDTDIAKAVEDISVAGFFNAGQDCTAATRVLVQESIHDEFVTALAKAAADTKTGQPDDEDVLYGPLNNPNQLKQVSGFVERLPAHAKVEAGGHRVGEKGYFYAPTVVSGLKQDDEIIQNEVFGPVITVQSFTDEAQAVEWANGVEYALASSVWTKDHARAMRMSKVLDFGCVWINTHIPLVAEMPHGGFKRSGYGKDLSGYGFDDYTRIKHVMTSLG
- a CDS encoding aspartate aminotransferase family protein, producing MGNPIAVTAKDLSRTAYDHLWMHFTRMSSYQDAPVPTIVRGEGTYIYDDKGKRYLDGLAGLFVVQAGHGRAELAETAARQAKELAFFPIWSYAHPKAVELAERLAHHAPGDLNKVFFTTGGGEAVETAWKLAKQYFKLQGKPTKYKVISRAVAYHGTPQGALSITGLPALKAPFEPLVPGAHKVANTNIYRAPAFLDQGSGVSPEAFGRWAADQIEEQILMEGPETVAAVFLEPVQNAGGCFPPPPGYFQRVREICDQYDVLLVSDEVICAFGRLGTMFACDKFDYVPDMITCAKGMTSGYSPIGACIISDRLAEPFYQGDNTFLHGYTFGGHPVSAAVGLANLDIFERENLNQHVLDNEGAFLSTLQKLHDLPIVGDVRGNGFFYGIELVKDKATKETFTEEESERVLYGFVSKKLFEYGLYCRADDRGDPVIQLSPPLISDRSTFDEIEGIVRQVLTEAWAKL
- a CDS encoding Lrp/AsnC family transcriptional regulator translates to MHSEPVASRSADPKDSRESRNGTPQLDAVSLGIIEQLQEDGRRPYAAIGKAVGLSEAAVRQRVQKLLDQGVMQIVAVTDPLTVGFRRQAMVGINVEGDLEPVADALTAMPDVEYVVMTAGSFDILAEIVCEDDDHLLDVINKRIRALPGVRSTESFVYLKLKKQTYMWGTR
- a CDS encoding SGNH/GDSL hydrolase family protein; the encoded protein is MSESGCLRYVALGDSQTEGLGDGDDVLGLRGCADRLAEELAGQNPDVLYANLAVRGRLAGQVRAEQLPPALALRPDLATVVAGMNDLLRPRFDADEVAGHLEAMFAALTGQGARVATVTFPDIGRITPLARPLGRRVLALNSRIREAAGRHGVAVADMSAHAVMTDPRLWSPDRLHASPLGHARIAAAVAHAFALPGSDDTWTLPPAPDPSSVRTGLRAVGAELRWAGGFLGPWLLRRVRGCSSGDGRQAKRPGLLPPVLLSPAPDGGGPGRGDRVLDRPNG